GCGCCGCGAAGCTGCACAACATCACGACGGAGCACGCCCGCGCAGTCGGCCGCCCGGCCGCGCGGGTGGTGCAGGAGATCGGCATCGCCCTGGCCGAGCGCATCGCCGAGGGCACGCCCATCGTGGCCATGAACGCGGTTTACGACCTGACCATGCTGGACCGGGAGTTGCAGCGCCACGGTCACCGCCCGCTCGCGGTGCAGGCGGGCCGGGAGCCGGTCGTCGTGGACCCGCTGGTGTTGGACCGGCAGGTTGACCGGTACCGGCGCGGGAAGCGCACCCTGACCGCGCTGTGCCAGCACTACGGCGTGAAGCTCGACGACGCGCACGAGGCCGCGGCCGACGCGCTCGCCGCGATCCGGGTCGCCGTCGCGATCGCCGAGCGCCACCCCGCGATCGGCGGAGCCTCTATCGCTGACCTCCACACGGCCCAGACCGCCTGGGCTGGCGAGCAGGCCGACAACCTGCGGCAGTACCTGGCCCGGCAGAACCGCGACGTCTCCGGCGTGCACGGGCACTGGCCGCTCATCCCCCGGCAGGGGGTGGCGCGGTGAAGACCGTCACGTTCGAGCACGGCACGGTGACCGGCTACAAGTACCGCGGCTGCAAGTGCCTGGCCTGCTGCAACGCGTACGCCGCCTACCAGCGCACCCGAAACCGGAAGCG
The nucleotide sequence above comes from Streptomyces kaniharaensis. Encoded proteins:
- a CDS encoding exonuclease domain-containing protein, which translates into the protein MSWHLTPLVGFDVESTGVDPESDRIVTAAVLWVGPQRSANAEDNAIRWKAIDRYGWVANPGVEIPEGAAKLHNITTEHARAVGRPAARVVQEIGIALAERIAEGTPIVAMNAVYDLTMLDRELQRHGHRPLAVQAGREPVVVDPLVLDRQVDRYRRGKRTLTALCQHYGVKLDDAHEAAADALAAIRVAVAIAERHPAIGGASIADLHTAQTAWAGEQADNLRQYLARQNRDVSGVHGHWPLIPRQGVAR